Proteins from a single region of Akkermansiaceae bacterium:
- a CDS encoding DUF1080 domain-containing protein, translating to MKKYLLPLVPLLAAGQAFAQARPLFNGKDLTGWKGEGYVVEDGAIVATPQARNLVTEDTFANYVLEFDFQLTPGANNGLGINYPGEGDAAYTGLELQILDDSAEKYKDLKDAQFHGSIYLLAAAKKGSLKPVGEWNHQKVTVTRSSVVVVVNGEEILRRDLDDLSLRNRKHKGAQRIAGHIAFLGHGDKVSFKNITIEEMPLDANIAGVTAAGFNQIFNGKDLAGWKHDPNTTNWAAVNGILKHNGKAAEIKDLWTEKEYGDFQMAFDWRWTGRGEKKAQPVVLPDGNHKVGPDGKPVTEEIEEMDSGIYLRGSTKAQVNLWNWSVGSGEVYGYRMDKNQPETVRAGVTPKVKMDRPQGEWNRMMITLRGDVLTVLLNGQKVIEQAQLPGIPAKGPIGLQHHGQAIEFANIWVKDL from the coding sequence ATGAAAAAGTATCTTCTCCCTCTGGTCCCGCTTCTCGCGGCGGGTCAAGCATTCGCCCAAGCCCGGCCCCTGTTCAATGGCAAGGACCTGACGGGATGGAAAGGTGAGGGCTATGTCGTCGAGGACGGCGCGATCGTCGCCACCCCGCAGGCGCGGAACCTGGTGACGGAAGATACTTTCGCCAACTACGTCCTCGAGTTCGACTTCCAGCTCACGCCGGGCGCGAACAACGGCCTGGGCATCAACTACCCCGGCGAGGGGGATGCCGCCTACACCGGCCTGGAACTTCAGATCCTGGACGACTCCGCGGAGAAGTACAAGGACCTGAAGGACGCCCAGTTCCACGGCTCCATCTACCTCCTCGCCGCAGCGAAGAAGGGCAGCCTAAAGCCCGTCGGCGAGTGGAACCACCAGAAGGTGACCGTCACCCGCTCCAGCGTGGTGGTGGTGGTCAACGGCGAGGAAATCCTCCGCCGCGACCTGGATGACCTTTCCCTGCGCAACCGGAAGCACAAGGGCGCACAGAGGATCGCCGGGCACATCGCGTTCCTGGGCCACGGCGACAAGGTTTCCTTCAAGAACATCACCATCGAGGAAATGCCGCTCGACGCGAACATCGCGGGAGTGACGGCCGCCGGTTTCAACCAGATATTCAATGGCAAGGATCTGGCAGGCTGGAAGCACGACCCGAACACCACCAACTGGGCGGCGGTCAACGGCATCCTCAAGCACAACGGGAAGGCCGCGGAGATCAAGGATCTGTGGACGGAGAAGGAATACGGCGACTTCCAGATGGCCTTCGACTGGCGCTGGACCGGCCGCGGGGAGAAGAAGGCGCAGCCGGTGGTCCTGCCGGACGGCAACCACAAGGTCGGGCCGGACGGAAAACCGGTGACCGAAGAGATCGAGGAAATGGACAGCGGCATCTACCTGCGCGGCTCCACGAAGGCACAGGTCAACCTCTGGAACTGGAGCGTCGGCTCGGGTGAGGTCTATGGCTACCGCATGGACAAGAACCAGCCGGAGACGGTCCGCGCCGGCGTCACCCCCAAGGTGAAGATGGACCGCCCGCAGGGGGAATGGAACCGGATGATGATCACCCTGCGGGGTGACGTCCTCACCGTCCTGCTCAACGGGCAGAAGGTCATTGAACAGGCCCAGCTTCCCGGCATCCCCGCCAAAGGCCCCATCGGCCTGCAGCACCATGGACAGGCCATCGAGTTCGCGAACATCTGGGTGAAGGATCTTTGA
- a CDS encoding bifunctional folylpolyglutamate synthase/dihydrofolate synthase, whose amino-acid sequence MTYPEAIAWLFSTQMFGIKLGLDGPRRLLKEYLAHPAHGVTVIHVAGTNGKGSTCAMIDSIARASGKRTGLFTSPHLIDYRERIKVSGVDIPEDECASGLTELRGLCERLETHPTFFEITLALAMRWFRERECEVIILETGMGGRLDATTAVQADIAVLTPIGLDHTQWLGDTLEKVAAEKAGIFVPGKPAVSSPQDPAARRVLEVEANESRSLLEFVTEPLLGYGVALPGEHQKWNAALAVAALFKCGLHLNSDIIRHGLASVRWPGRFERFEVDGRTVILDGAHNPHAARVLAETWTSDFPGQKAALVFSAVSSKDIAGILEPIAPLASEIFICPVDTPRATPVEEIAAALPDGAPPHRLFPDFQSAFAAAKESGPPVLVAGSLFLVGDARAVLTGSTFQGCSQ is encoded by the coding sequence ATGACCTATCCTGAAGCCATTGCCTGGCTCTTCTCCACCCAGATGTTCGGCATCAAGCTGGGGCTGGACGGCCCACGCCGCCTGCTGAAGGAATACCTGGCCCACCCTGCCCACGGGGTGACGGTGATCCATGTGGCGGGCACGAATGGCAAAGGGAGCACCTGTGCCATGATCGACAGCATCGCCCGCGCCAGCGGAAAGCGGACAGGCCTGTTCACCTCCCCCCACCTCATCGACTACCGGGAGCGGATCAAGGTATCCGGCGTGGACATTCCTGAAGATGAATGCGCCTCCGGACTCACCGAGCTGCGCGGCCTCTGCGAACGCCTGGAGACGCATCCGACTTTTTTCGAAATCACGCTCGCGCTTGCGATGCGCTGGTTCCGGGAGCGGGAGTGTGAGGTCATCATTCTTGAAACGGGCATGGGCGGCCGGCTCGACGCGACCACGGCCGTTCAGGCGGACATCGCCGTCCTCACTCCCATCGGTCTCGATCATACGCAATGGCTCGGAGATACCCTGGAGAAAGTGGCGGCGGAAAAGGCGGGCATTTTCGTCCCCGGGAAACCCGCCGTTTCATCCCCGCAGGATCCCGCCGCCCGCCGCGTGCTGGAGGTGGAGGCGAATGAATCCCGCAGCCTGCTGGAATTCGTGACCGAGCCTCTGCTCGGCTACGGTGTCGCCTTGCCGGGAGAGCACCAGAAATGGAATGCCGCGCTGGCCGTCGCCGCCCTCTTCAAATGCGGCCTGCACTTGAATTCCGACATCATCCGCCACGGCCTCGCCAGCGTCCGTTGGCCCGGACGCTTCGAGCGGTTCGAAGTGGATGGCCGGACCGTCATCCTCGATGGCGCTCACAATCCCCACGCCGCCAGAGTGCTGGCGGAGACCTGGACGTCCGATTTTCCAGGCCAAAAAGCGGCGCTCGTTTTCAGTGCGGTTTCCTCCAAGGACATCGCGGGCATTCTGGAACCCATCGCACCGCTCGCTTCGGAGATCTTCATCTGCCCGGTGGACACGCCACGGGCCACACCGGTGGAGGAAATCGCCGCAGCCTTGCCCGACGGAGCGCCCCCACACCGTCTGTTCCCGGATTTCCAAAGCGCCTTCGCCGCCGCAAAGGAAAGCGGACCTCCGGTGCTGGTTGCCGGATCACTCTTCCTCGTGGGAGATGCCCGCGCGGTTCTGACAGGAAGCACGTTCCAAGGGTGCTCGCAGTGA
- the recA gene encoding recombinase RecA, with protein MAARITPDDSVSDKLAEARKRNLDLAISNIQKEFGEAAIMRMGDEHRVDVDVIPTGNLLIDRALGVGGFPRGRIIEVFGPESSGKTTLTLTAIAQAQKKGGLAAFIDVEHALDPQYAKKLGVNLDDLLVSQPSSGEEALQICEALVRSNAIDVIVLDSVAALVTKQELDGEIGDSTVGAQARLMSAAMRKLTALISKAKTVCIFTNQIREKIGVMFGNPETTPGGRALKFFASVRIDIRRIAQIKATDGVVTGSRTKIKVVKNKVAPPFTEAEFDIMYNEGISSTGSLLDLALEMDIVQKRGSWFSYNGTQLAQGRDAAKELLKSDSAIYADIEEKVKEGLETRKKR; from the coding sequence ATGGCCGCACGCATCACTCCAGACGACTCCGTTTCCGACAAACTCGCCGAAGCCCGCAAGCGCAACCTGGATCTGGCGATCTCCAACATCCAGAAGGAGTTCGGAGAAGCTGCCATCATGCGGATGGGCGATGAGCACCGCGTGGATGTGGATGTCATCCCCACCGGCAACCTGCTGATCGACCGTGCGCTGGGTGTCGGTGGATTCCCCCGTGGCCGGATCATCGAGGTGTTCGGTCCCGAGTCTTCCGGTAAGACGACCCTCACTCTCACCGCCATCGCCCAAGCCCAGAAAAAGGGCGGACTGGCCGCCTTCATCGACGTCGAGCACGCGCTCGACCCGCAGTATGCCAAGAAGCTCGGCGTGAATCTCGATGACCTGCTCGTTTCCCAACCATCCTCCGGTGAGGAAGCCCTCCAGATCTGCGAGGCCCTCGTCCGCTCGAATGCCATCGACGTCATCGTCCTCGACTCCGTCGCCGCGCTGGTGACGAAGCAGGAACTCGACGGCGAGATCGGTGACTCCACCGTCGGCGCCCAGGCCCGCCTGATGAGCGCCGCCATGCGGAAGCTCACCGCCCTCATTTCCAAGGCGAAGACCGTCTGCATCTTCACCAACCAGATCCGTGAGAAGATCGGCGTCATGTTCGGCAACCCGGAGACCACCCCGGGCGGCCGTGCGCTCAAGTTCTTCGCCTCCGTCCGGATCGACATCCGCCGCATCGCGCAGATCAAGGCGACCGATGGCGTCGTGACCGGCAGCCGGACGAAGATCAAGGTCGTCAAAAACAAGGTCGCACCGCCCTTCACCGAAGCCGAGTTCGACATCATGTATAACGAGGGCATCTCCTCCACCGGCTCCCTGCTCGACCTCGCGCTGGAAATGGACATCGTCCAGAAGCGTGGCTCCTGGTTCAGCTACAACGGCACCCAGCTCGCCCAGGGCCGCGATGCCGCGAAAGAACTCCTCAAGTCGGACTCCGCCATCTACGCGGACATCGAGGAGAAGGTGAAGGAAGGCCTCGAAACGAGGAAGAAGAGGTAA
- a CDS encoding TPM domain-containing protein has translation MSEDLVGPPPADGLVDRAGLGHRNAALVAKLREDIRQLRDDHGFQLYVLLESVLVSGDPQLLASRLRRNWIPKGDGMVLVFEMDTRSLGIGQSFEQEADPTKAPPGQVPSYETNLILEKARMNVDAASAESMLETFAAQVVDGYNEYFLRKNQPVPGERSVKMGLIIVGGAAALALLGLMAALLVRRSDNRGGGRCFYFPDVQVSERLGAPYGGGEVSSRRFGTGARS, from the coding sequence GTGAGTGAAGACCTGGTGGGACCGCCGCCTGCGGATGGATTGGTGGACCGCGCAGGGCTGGGGCACCGGAATGCGGCGCTGGTGGCGAAACTGAGGGAGGACATCCGCCAGTTGCGGGACGATCACGGTTTCCAGCTCTATGTCCTGCTGGAGTCGGTTCTGGTGTCCGGGGACCCCCAGTTGCTGGCGAGCCGCCTGAGAAGGAACTGGATTCCGAAAGGGGATGGAATGGTGCTGGTCTTCGAGATGGACACGCGGAGCCTCGGCATCGGCCAGAGTTTCGAACAGGAGGCGGATCCGACGAAAGCCCCCCCCGGCCAGGTTCCATCCTATGAAACGAACCTCATCCTGGAGAAGGCGAGGATGAATGTGGACGCGGCATCGGCGGAGTCGATGCTGGAAACCTTCGCAGCCCAGGTGGTGGACGGCTACAATGAGTATTTCCTGAGGAAGAACCAGCCGGTGCCCGGGGAAAGGTCGGTCAAGATGGGCCTCATCATCGTGGGTGGCGCCGCCGCGCTGGCCTTGCTGGGCCTCATGGCCGCCCTGCTGGTGCGCCGTTCCGACAACCGTGGGGGCGGGAGATGCTTCTACTTCCCCGACGTTCAGGTTTCCGAGCGGCTGGGGGCGCCCTATGGCGGCGGAGAGGTCAGTTCCCGCCGGTTTGGGACGGGCGCGCGATCCTGA
- a CDS encoding DUF2062 domain-containing protein, whose amino-acid sequence MKKRYLKLVRSAFRALRHRKLRHRPWWRSMTKPLFARELWMPCRDTVANGLAIGLFFSMIPMIPQAIVSAIISMRAKANVPFAMAACFVSNPFTNLPIWAAQVKLGSWLYHLLPIPDDLIPGHFKVPGVGLVSAATIILGVVASGVILSLISYPLVHLFSALMPHHLPALRHKPVRIARPSQTGGN is encoded by the coding sequence ATGAAGAAACGCTATCTGAAACTGGTCCGCAGCGCCTTCCGCGCGTTGCGGCACAGGAAGCTGCGCCATCGTCCGTGGTGGCGGAGCATGACCAAGCCACTTTTCGCCCGGGAACTGTGGATGCCATGCCGGGACACGGTGGCCAACGGCCTGGCCATCGGCCTTTTCTTCTCCATGATCCCGATGATTCCGCAGGCGATCGTCTCCGCGATCATCTCCATGCGGGCGAAGGCGAACGTGCCCTTTGCGATGGCCGCTTGCTTTGTCAGCAATCCCTTCACGAACCTGCCCATCTGGGCCGCCCAGGTGAAGCTCGGCTCCTGGCTGTATCACCTGCTCCCCATTCCGGATGACCTCATCCCCGGCCACTTCAAGGTGCCGGGCGTGGGACTGGTGAGCGCCGCCACGATCATCCTCGGCGTCGTCGCGTCCGGGGTGATCCTCTCACTGATCTCCTACCCGCTCGTCCATCTTTTCTCCGCGCTCATGCCGCACCATCTGCCGGCGCTCCGCCACAAGCCGGTCAGGATCGCGCGCCCGTCCCAAACCGGCGGGAACTGA
- a CDS encoding undecaprenyl-diphosphate phosphatase: MEPWQAFVLGVIEGITEYLPISSTGHLLLAQHFMGIGTAGAVDKAAADAFAICIQGGAILAVLGLYFKRTLQMAMGFLGKDREGLQLAFNILAGFLPAAVLGMLFNDWIEEKLFSPWPITAALFIGGVAILLVSFRNRKEAVGKGKELMDLTWKMALVIGLLQCVAMWPGTSRSLMTIVGGLLVGLSLRAAVEYSFLLGVLTLTAATVKKAIWPVSGEGIPAQYDTLFGGSMLMHSQYGTLALVIGIVSAAVAAALAVKWLVSYLQKHGLAVFGWYRIALGIVVGALFATGMLAV; this comes from the coding sequence ATGGAACCTTGGCAAGCATTCGTCCTCGGCGTGATCGAAGGGATCACGGAATACCTCCCGATCAGTTCGACGGGGCACTTGTTGCTGGCGCAGCATTTCATGGGCATCGGGACGGCGGGGGCGGTGGACAAGGCGGCGGCGGACGCGTTCGCCATCTGCATCCAGGGTGGCGCGATTCTGGCGGTGCTGGGCCTCTATTTCAAAAGAACGCTGCAAATGGCCATGGGCTTTCTCGGAAAAGACCGCGAAGGCCTGCAACTGGCGTTCAACATCCTGGCAGGGTTCCTCCCGGCCGCCGTGCTGGGGATGCTGTTCAACGACTGGATCGAGGAAAAACTCTTCTCTCCTTGGCCGATCACGGCGGCACTGTTCATCGGTGGCGTGGCGATCCTGCTGGTTTCCTTCCGCAACAGGAAGGAAGCCGTGGGCAAGGGCAAGGAGCTGATGGACCTGACGTGGAAAATGGCGCTCGTCATCGGCCTGCTGCAGTGCGTGGCAATGTGGCCCGGCACCAGCCGCAGCCTCATGACCATCGTCGGTGGCCTGCTGGTGGGCCTGTCCCTGCGGGCGGCGGTGGAGTACTCCTTCCTGCTGGGCGTGCTGACGCTGACGGCGGCGACGGTGAAAAAAGCCATCTGGCCGGTCTCCGGCGAGGGCATCCCCGCCCAATACGACACGCTCTTCGGCGGCTCCATGCTGATGCACAGCCAATACGGGACGCTGGCACTGGTGATCGGCATCGTTTCCGCAGCGGTCGCGGCGGCGCTGGCCGTGAAATGGCTGGTCAGCTACCTGCAGAAGCACGGGCTGGCGGTCTTCGGCTGGTACCGCATCGCGCTGGGCATCGTGGTCGGTGCATTGTTCGCGACCGGCATGCTGGCGGTTTGA
- a CDS encoding type II toxin-antitoxin system RelE/ParE family toxin — MSWLVEFRPEVRSDVNQAATWYESKEPGLGSDFIEEIIKTWDELSELPLIGTKRHPTLDLRWRYPARFPYRVIYIVDEAARTILVIAVLHAARHDAGWKKRIF; from the coding sequence ATGAGCTGGCTGGTGGAATTTCGTCCGGAAGTTCGCTCTGACGTGAACCAAGCTGCCACTTGGTATGAGTCGAAGGAGCCAGGCCTCGGCAGCGATTTCATCGAGGAAATCATCAAAACTTGGGATGAACTCAGTGAGCTTCCGCTGATAGGTACCAAACGTCATCCAACCTTGGATCTGCGATGGCGTTACCCAGCCAGATTCCCCTATCGCGTCATTTATATCGTGGATGAAGCAGCACGAACGATTCTCGTCATCGCCGTGCTACATGCCGCACGGCACGATGCCGGGTGGAAAAAACGGATTTTCTGA
- a CDS encoding signal peptidase II: protein MTFFQKLLLFVTLPLYVIDQITKFWTVEKFAPPWSYDAHQWKVIEDVFHWVRVHNQGVAFGFGNGTSWAPVVFLFVPIIALTMIRIFWKKGVFDNTASKVAVALLLCGIFGNLTDRLVQGFLLDEFKAASFWGRLSQGYVVDFISVKLPFYEKIVPASGGWWPSFNVADSCIFIAAFTLFFAGIREEKKKKAAEG, encoded by the coding sequence ATGACCTTCTTCCAAAAGCTCCTGCTCTTCGTCACCCTCCCGCTCTACGTGATCGATCAGATCACGAAGTTCTGGACGGTGGAGAAATTCGCGCCCCCGTGGTCATACGACGCCCATCAGTGGAAAGTCATCGAGGACGTTTTCCACTGGGTGCGGGTGCACAACCAGGGCGTCGCCTTCGGTTTCGGCAACGGAACCTCCTGGGCGCCGGTCGTCTTTCTTTTCGTGCCCATCATCGCGCTCACGATGATCCGGATCTTCTGGAAGAAGGGTGTTTTCGACAATACGGCGTCGAAGGTCGCCGTGGCCCTCCTGCTCTGCGGCATTTTCGGCAACCTGACCGACCGCCTGGTCCAGGGATTCCTGCTCGATGAGTTCAAGGCCGCCTCATTCTGGGGACGGCTTTCCCAAGGCTACGTGGTCGATTTCATCTCGGTGAAGCTGCCCTTCTACGAAAAGATCGTTCCCGCCAGCGGTGGCTGGTGGCCATCCTTCAACGTGGCGGACTCCTGCATTTTCATCGCCGCCTTCACCCTCTTCTTCGCTGGTATCCGGGAGGAGAAGAAAAAGAAGGCTGCTGAAGGTTGA
- the ileS gene encoding isoleucine--tRNA ligase: MSDSAKNYKDTLTLPQTTFPMRGDLVENEPKRLERWESSGLYQRIIARRREQNAPEFILHDGPPFANGDVHMGTALNKVLKDLVVKSKTMAGYTAPFIPGWDCHGLPIEFKVVKEAAGLEPVEIRRRSAEFANKFIDIQRNSFRRLGVFGDWYNPYLTMAPAYEADILRVFAKLVEGGCVYQSQKPVQWSYGAQTALAEAEVEYHDKESPAIFVKFPLQDVPESVCALEGASIVIWTTTPWTLPANLGIAVHPEFTYVVGRFEKDGREETLVIVRELVEAFEQKTGFKLAKPLEEIRGREFDGLLARHPFLDRTSKLILANFVTTETGTGAVHIAPGHGADDYVAGQQNGLAVLSPVDNEGNFTAEAGLDELVGKHVFKSNERIIEILEEKGVLLGREVYKHSYPYCWRSKTPIIFRAVEQFFISLDTLRGLALTEIDKVEWLPAWGRNRIYGTVEARPDWCISRQRTWGVPLPVFFDGDNKAILSAEVARKVADLVEKEGTNIWFEKTDAELAALLDLPANVTRCRDTLDVWIDSGCSHVSVLERHPELHAPADLYLEATDQHRGWFQSSLMMSVGWRGVAPYKSVMTHGFVVDKDKKKLSKSEAEKAGKPIDAAHFYNKYGADIVRLWVSSVDWQNEVPFGEELFKQVAEPYRRLRNTLRILLGNLDGFDPKTAPAAPAYTLLDRWILERLHEVTAECLQAYQNYEFRKVFNSLNQFCTTDLSAIYIDALKDRMYCDAAGSPRRIASQAAMHEVFTVLAKLLAPILAYTADEAWEHATFTEGTVHEQDFPTANPAFAPGEATKTVERLFAIKSVIQTAIEARIQAKEFTRNNEAHVTLTLPAEDEGLVALLGDRDFATEFFIIAGLDVKSGDSLSATAAKTELCLCPRCRKHEPLLASGLCSRCDAVV, from the coding sequence ATGAGTGACTCCGCAAAGAACTACAAGGACACGCTGACCCTGCCGCAGACGACATTTCCGATGCGCGGGGACCTCGTGGAGAACGAACCGAAGCGCCTGGAGCGCTGGGAATCGAGCGGCCTCTACCAACGGATTATTGCCCGCCGCCGCGAACAGAACGCGCCGGAGTTCATCCTCCATGACGGCCCGCCCTTCGCCAACGGGGACGTCCACATGGGCACCGCACTCAACAAGGTGCTCAAGGACCTGGTGGTGAAGTCGAAGACCATGGCCGGCTACACCGCGCCCTTCATCCCCGGCTGGGACTGCCACGGCCTGCCCATCGAGTTCAAGGTGGTGAAGGAAGCCGCCGGCCTGGAGCCGGTGGAAATCCGCCGCCGTTCGGCCGAGTTCGCCAACAAGTTCATCGACATCCAGCGCAATTCCTTCCGCCGCCTGGGCGTGTTCGGGGACTGGTACAATCCCTACCTCACCATGGCCCCGGCCTATGAGGCGGACATCCTCCGCGTCTTTGCCAAGCTGGTGGAGGGTGGCTGCGTGTACCAATCCCAGAAGCCGGTCCAGTGGTCCTACGGCGCGCAGACCGCGCTGGCCGAGGCCGAAGTCGAGTACCACGACAAGGAAAGCCCGGCGATCTTCGTGAAGTTCCCGCTGCAGGATGTGCCGGAGTCCGTCTGTGCGCTGGAGGGTGCCTCCATCGTCATCTGGACCACCACGCCGTGGACGCTGCCTGCCAACCTCGGCATCGCGGTGCACCCGGAGTTCACCTACGTGGTCGGACGTTTCGAGAAAGACGGACGCGAAGAGACCCTCGTCATCGTCCGTGAGCTGGTGGAAGCCTTCGAGCAGAAGACCGGCTTCAAGCTGGCGAAGCCGCTGGAGGAGATCCGCGGTCGCGAGTTCGACGGCCTGCTGGCCCGGCATCCTTTCCTGGACCGCACGTCGAAGCTCATCCTCGCCAACTTCGTCACCACGGAGACCGGCACCGGCGCGGTGCACATCGCCCCCGGCCACGGTGCGGACGACTATGTCGCCGGCCAGCAGAACGGCCTGGCCGTGCTTTCCCCGGTGGACAACGAAGGCAACTTCACCGCCGAGGCGGGCCTCGACGAACTCGTCGGCAAGCACGTCTTCAAGTCGAACGAGCGCATCATCGAGATCCTCGAAGAGAAGGGCGTCCTGCTCGGCAGGGAAGTCTACAAGCACTCCTACCCGTATTGCTGGCGTTCCAAGACGCCGATCATCTTCCGCGCCGTCGAGCAGTTCTTCATCTCGCTCGACACGCTCCGCGGCCTCGCGCTGACGGAGATCGACAAGGTGGAGTGGCTGCCTGCGTGGGGCCGCAACCGCATCTACGGCACCGTGGAGGCGCGCCCGGACTGGTGCATCTCCCGCCAGCGCACCTGGGGTGTGCCGCTGCCCGTGTTCTTCGACGGGGACAACAAGGCGATCCTCTCCGCCGAAGTCGCCCGCAAGGTGGCGGATCTGGTCGAGAAAGAAGGCACGAACATCTGGTTTGAAAAGACCGACGCGGAGCTGGCCGCGCTGCTGGACCTGCCCGCGAACGTGACCCGCTGCCGCGACACGCTGGACGTCTGGATCGACTCCGGCTGCTCCCACGTTTCCGTGCTGGAACGCCACCCTGAGCTGCATGCCCCCGCCGACCTCTACCTGGAAGCGACCGACCAGCACCGCGGCTGGTTCCAGAGCTCCCTCATGATGAGCGTGGGCTGGCGCGGCGTGGCCCCCTACAAGTCCGTGATGACCCACGGCTTCGTCGTGGACAAGGACAAGAAGAAGCTCTCGAAGTCCGAGGCGGAAAAGGCCGGAAAGCCCATCGACGCCGCCCACTTCTACAACAAATACGGCGCGGACATCGTCCGGCTGTGGGTGTCCTCCGTGGACTGGCAGAACGAAGTGCCGTTCGGTGAGGAGCTCTTCAAGCAGGTGGCGGAGCCCTACCGCCGCCTCCGCAACACGCTGCGGATCCTGCTCGGAAATCTGGACGGCTTCGATCCGAAGACCGCCCCGGCGGCACCGGCCTACACGCTGCTGGACCGCTGGATTCTGGAGCGCCTGCATGAAGTGACCGCCGAGTGCCTCCAGGCCTACCAGAACTACGAGTTCCGCAAGGTTTTCAACTCGCTCAACCAGTTCTGCACCACCGACCTTTCCGCCATCTACATCGACGCGCTGAAGGACCGGATGTATTGCGATGCCGCAGGCTCCCCGCGCCGGATCGCCTCCCAGGCGGCGATGCATGAGGTATTCACCGTGCTGGCGAAGCTGCTCGCCCCCATCCTGGCCTACACGGCGGACGAGGCGTGGGAGCACGCGACTTTCACCGAGGGCACCGTCCACGAGCAGGACTTCCCCACCGCGAATCCCGCCTTCGCCCCCGGTGAAGCCACGAAGACGGTGGAGCGCCTGTTCGCCATCAAGTCCGTCATCCAGACCGCCATCGAAGCCCGCATCCAGGCGAAGGAATTCACCCGCAACAACGAGGCGCATGTCACGCTCACGCTGCCTGCGGAGGATGAGGGTCTGGTCGCGCTGTTGGGTGACCGGGACTTCGCCACGGAGTTCTTCATCATCGCCGGACTGGATGTGAAATCGGGCGACAGCCTTTCCGCCACCGCCGCGAAAACCGAACTCTGCCTCTGCCCGCGCTGCCGCAAGCACGAGCCGCTTCTGGCAAGCGGCCTCTGCTCCCGCTGCGACGCCGTGGTGTGA
- a CDS encoding zf-TFIIB domain-containing protein, translating into MKCHSCGGALKGPMNFCPYCGVRQDIDLRQMHFRDLSVPDAALPCPTCTKPLQVIQVGTSPPMKVERCGGCFGMFFNPGELEAVLNQQTEAAVRFDAEMLDQVTADYGFNHEVIYKPCPMCSERMSHLNFGGRSGVILDRCGTHGLWLDGGELRRLAEWWRAGGKLIHQQSESKRVGRLFVPEPRKSNPTGGSIESPEKRDDWTWGKPADTVLNTFDGVEIAFEVIRVIGKVAAAVIKS; encoded by the coding sequence ATGAAATGCCACAGTTGCGGTGGTGCCCTGAAAGGCCCGATGAACTTCTGTCCCTACTGCGGGGTGCGGCAGGACATCGACCTGCGGCAGATGCATTTCCGGGACCTGAGCGTGCCGGACGCCGCACTGCCATGCCCGACATGCACGAAACCGCTGCAGGTCATCCAGGTGGGGACCTCTCCGCCGATGAAGGTGGAACGCTGCGGCGGGTGCTTCGGCATGTTCTTCAACCCCGGGGAGCTGGAGGCGGTTCTGAACCAGCAGACAGAGGCGGCCGTGCGCTTCGACGCGGAGATGCTCGACCAGGTCACCGCCGACTACGGCTTCAACCACGAGGTGATCTACAAGCCATGCCCGATGTGCTCCGAGCGGATGAGCCACCTGAATTTCGGCGGCCGCAGCGGCGTGATCCTGGATCGCTGTGGCACGCACGGCCTGTGGCTGGATGGCGGGGAACTCCGTCGGCTGGCGGAGTGGTGGCGTGCCGGAGGAAAACTCATCCACCAGCAGTCGGAGTCCAAGCGGGTCGGACGGCTGTTCGTTCCGGAGCCGCGCAAAAGCAACCCCACCGGGGGGAGCATCGAATCCCCTGAAAAGCGGGACGACTGGACGTGGGGCAAGCCCGCGGACACCGTCCTGAATACCTTCGACGGCGTGGAGATTGCTTTTGAGGTGATACGGGTCATCGGAAAGGTCGCCGCGGCGGTCATCAAAAGCTGA
- a CDS encoding transcriptional repressor yields MVSEASSNPSDSGLPEEISGLRMTRQRQEVYRILMQEPDHPTANDVFMRVKDRLPNISLATVYNCLEALVQHNIIRQVNFERGPSRYCSNLQEHGHFHDSATGSILDVHFKPGVNPADFLDLPPGALVDEIEITVSGKITAQPNA; encoded by the coding sequence ATGGTCAGCGAAGCCTCATCCAACCCATCGGACTCCGGGCTCCCCGAGGAGATTTCCGGCCTCCGGATGACGCGCCAGCGGCAGGAAGTCTACCGGATCCTGATGCAGGAGCCGGACCATCCGACGGCAAACGACGTGTTCATGCGGGTGAAGGACCGCCTGCCGAACATCTCTCTGGCGACCGTCTACAACTGCCTCGAAGCGCTTGTCCAACACAACATCATCCGGCAGGTGAACTTCGAGCGCGGCCCGTCGCGCTACTGTTCCAACCTGCAGGAACACGGGCATTTCCACGATTCAGCGACCGGATCGATTCTCGACGTGCATTTCAAGCCGGGGGTGAATCCCGCGGACTTCCTCGACCTGCCGCCCGGCGCGCTGGTCGATGAGATCGAGATCACCGTCAGCGGGAAAATCACCGCCCAACCAAACGCCTGA